One stretch of Natronobacterium gregoryi SP2 DNA includes these proteins:
- a CDS encoding ADP-dependent glucokinase/phosphofructokinase yields MEDAHAQLEADVAALEELPVFIAYNANVDAIVRVDEELESFLERPTEPGSGLPSSPLASKRELAAAIAHTMAAGRGDEVAMADEFAATLEAELEPDSQQMGGQAGIMTNLLTALGTAPITYTYLISERQLSMFDHPDEVQYPTVEDDEVGYVPLTEAINTERTKINWVFEFREGDEFFGVTAPEDTRFIAASRPPEFDLSAGDLDEAIDQVGEVVDGALLAGYHNLTPDHVEEGYEETHKHAREVIRRLRSESDVDVHVEYAVTHDDDLRESMYEWILPEANVVGADTHELTMLHDDAGIEAVEEPPSEATPFEPEEILEHYRMLEAVREELSVDCLQLHAMEYHLAVMESYHSPEALRRGLEFSAVNAATKAALGHISEPEDLETGLGYDPSMKGREAIELLADHVGEMADDGVLETPTVAACPNRVVDEPAGTVGIGDIVSSSSFVLELAVASDR; encoded by the coding sequence ATGGAGGACGCCCACGCCCAACTGGAGGCGGACGTCGCCGCGCTCGAGGAGTTGCCGGTCTTTATCGCGTACAACGCCAACGTCGACGCGATCGTTCGGGTCGACGAGGAACTCGAGTCGTTCCTCGAGCGACCGACCGAGCCCGGTTCCGGCCTGCCCTCGAGTCCGCTAGCGTCGAAACGAGAACTCGCAGCGGCGATCGCCCACACGATGGCCGCAGGCCGGGGCGACGAGGTTGCGATGGCCGACGAGTTCGCCGCGACACTCGAGGCGGAACTGGAGCCCGACAGCCAGCAGATGGGCGGCCAGGCAGGGATCATGACGAACCTGCTCACCGCCTTGGGGACGGCACCGATCACGTACACCTACCTGATTTCGGAGCGACAGCTCTCGATGTTCGACCACCCCGACGAGGTGCAGTACCCGACCGTCGAGGACGACGAGGTGGGCTACGTCCCCCTCACCGAGGCCATCAACACGGAGCGAACGAAGATCAACTGGGTGTTCGAGTTCAGGGAGGGAGACGAGTTTTTCGGCGTGACTGCGCCGGAAGACACCCGGTTTATTGCCGCCTCGAGGCCGCCGGAGTTCGACCTCTCTGCGGGGGACCTCGACGAGGCGATCGACCAGGTCGGCGAGGTCGTCGACGGAGCCCTCCTCGCAGGGTATCACAACCTCACGCCCGACCACGTCGAAGAGGGGTACGAGGAGACTCACAAACACGCACGCGAGGTCATCCGCCGACTCCGGTCGGAAAGCGATGTCGACGTCCACGTCGAGTACGCCGTCACCCACGACGACGATCTCAGGGAGAGCATGTACGAGTGGATTCTGCCGGAGGCAAACGTCGTCGGCGCAGACACCCACGAGCTGACGATGTTGCACGACGACGCGGGGATCGAAGCCGTCGAGGAGCCACCGTCGGAGGCGACGCCGTTCGAACCCGAGGAGATACTCGAGCACTACCGAATGCTCGAGGCGGTCCGCGAGGAACTCAGTGTCGACTGTCTGCAGTTACACGCGATGGAGTACCACCTCGCCGTGATGGAGTCGTACCACTCGCCGGAGGCGCTCCGACGGGGACTCGAGTTTTCCGCCGTCAACGCCGCCACCAAGGCGGCACTGGGACACATCTCTGAACCCGAAGACCTCGAGACCGGCCTGGGGTACGACCCCTCTATGAAGGGGCGGGAAGCGATCGAACTGCTGGCCGATCACGTCGGTGAGATGGCCGATGACGGCGTCCTCGAGACCCCCACGGTCGCCGCCTGTCCGAACCGCGTCGTCGACGAACCGGCGGGGACGGTCGGC
- the ppsA gene encoding pyruvate, water dikinase: MSRDSFVRSLEALSGDDTDAVGGKSANLGELADLDVPVLPGFTTTASAYDYYVEETGIHAEIESQLEGLDVDDVADLQRRGERIRHTISEASMPPALESAIRERYAELGDELGIDDPEVAVRSSATAEDLPEASFAGQQETFLNVTGETELLESIKHCFASLFTDRAIVYRENNDFDHFDVKLACAVQKMGRADLASSGVLFTLDPDTGFDEVVTIEAAYGFGEPIVQGVVDPDRYVVFKPTTGIVEKECGGKSQQMVRRNGGTKLESVPDEKREQFALSDDRIRELARYATRIEDHFGTPQDIEWLVDGDLEELFVVQTRPETVHGAAEGNVLRTYSLEAEETDEPLLAGVAIGNAIGSGTVRVLSDHREMDRVEEGDVLVTEMTDPDWVPVMKRASAIVTDRGGKTSHAAIVSRELGIPAIVRTGAATESLSNGDHVTVDCSADTGRVYEGELEYDVTEEVVDDLPETDTDVTLILGDPGRAFALANLPVDGVGLAREEFIVTSHVGSHPLELLERGEEKQFVDALRTGIAKIGAAFYPDEVIFRLSDFKTDEYRNLEGGWKYEPDEANPMLGWRGASRYYDEAFREAFRLECEALRQVREEVGLDNVIVMVPFCRTPEEGERVLEIMAEYGLSSDEMDVYVMAELPANIVLADRFADLFDGFSIGSNDLTQLMLGVDRNSEKLAPLFDETDDSVTRSISSLIEEAHRHDRPVGICGDAPSTIPEYTEFLLEEGIDSISVSPDVAVETILTVAEFESAE; this comes from the coding sequence ATGTCACGAGACTCGTTCGTCCGATCGCTGGAAGCGTTGAGCGGCGACGACACCGACGCCGTCGGCGGCAAGAGCGCGAACCTCGGCGAACTCGCCGACCTCGACGTGCCCGTCCTGCCCGGGTTCACGACGACCGCGTCGGCGTACGACTACTACGTCGAAGAGACCGGCATCCACGCCGAGATCGAGTCACAACTCGAGGGGCTGGACGTCGACGACGTCGCGGACCTCCAGCGACGCGGCGAGCGGATCAGGCACACGATTTCGGAGGCATCGATGCCGCCGGCACTCGAGTCGGCGATCCGCGAGCGATACGCCGAACTGGGCGACGAACTCGGGATCGACGACCCGGAAGTCGCCGTCAGGAGTTCCGCGACCGCGGAGGACCTCCCCGAGGCCTCCTTCGCCGGCCAGCAGGAGACGTTCCTCAACGTCACCGGCGAGACAGAACTGCTCGAGTCAATCAAACACTGTTTCGCGTCGCTGTTTACAGACCGTGCGATCGTCTACCGCGAGAACAACGACTTCGACCACTTCGACGTCAAACTCGCCTGTGCAGTCCAGAAGATGGGTCGTGCGGATCTGGCCTCGTCGGGCGTCCTGTTCACGCTCGACCCCGATACGGGGTTCGACGAAGTCGTCACAATCGAGGCCGCCTACGGCTTCGGCGAACCGATCGTCCAGGGCGTCGTCGATCCCGACCGGTACGTCGTCTTCAAGCCGACGACCGGCATCGTCGAGAAGGAGTGTGGCGGGAAGTCCCAGCAGATGGTCCGCCGAAACGGCGGCACCAAACTCGAGTCGGTCCCGGACGAAAAGCGAGAACAGTTCGCCCTCTCGGACGATCGAATCCGTGAACTGGCACGGTACGCGACCCGGATCGAGGACCACTTCGGGACGCCACAGGACATCGAGTGGCTCGTCGACGGCGACTTAGAGGAACTGTTCGTCGTCCAGACCAGGCCCGAGACGGTCCACGGGGCAGCCGAGGGGAACGTCCTCCGCACGTACAGCCTCGAGGCCGAGGAAACCGACGAACCACTGCTAGCGGGCGTTGCGATCGGGAACGCGATCGGAAGCGGAACCGTTCGCGTCCTCTCGGACCACCGGGAGATGGACCGGGTCGAGGAGGGCGACGTTCTCGTCACCGAGATGACCGATCCCGACTGGGTACCGGTCATGAAGCGCGCGAGCGCCATCGTCACCGACAGAGGTGGCAAGACCTCTCACGCCGCGATCGTTTCCCGCGAACTGGGCATCCCGGCGATCGTTCGCACCGGGGCGGCGACCGAGTCGCTGTCGAACGGCGATCACGTCACCGTCGATTGTTCGGCCGACACCGGCCGGGTCTACGAGGGCGAACTCGAGTACGACGTCACCGAAGAGGTCGTCGACGACCTCCCCGAGACCGACACCGACGTCACACTGATCCTCGGCGATCCCGGGCGGGCGTTCGCGCTCGCGAACCTCCCCGTCGACGGCGTCGGCCTGGCCCGCGAGGAGTTCATCGTCACCTCGCACGTCGGCTCCCACCCACTCGAGTTGCTCGAGCGCGGCGAGGAGAAACAGTTCGTCGACGCCCTCCGGACGGGGATTGCGAAGATCGGTGCCGCGTTCTACCCCGACGAGGTCATCTTCCGGCTCAGCGACTTCAAGACCGACGAGTACCGCAACCTCGAGGGTGGGTGGAAGTACGAACCCGACGAGGCGAACCCGATGCTCGGCTGGCGTGGCGCGTCCCGGTACTACGACGAGGCGTTCCGGGAGGCGTTTCGCCTCGAGTGCGAGGCGCTCCGCCAGGTCCGCGAGGAGGTTGGACTCGACAACGTCATCGTGATGGTCCCGTTCTGTCGGACGCCCGAGGAAGGCGAGCGCGTCCTCGAGATCATGGCCGAGTACGGCCTCTCGAGCGACGAGATGGACGTCTACGTGATGGCGGAACTCCCCGCGAACATCGTCCTCGCTGATCGGTTCGCGGACCTGTTCGATGGGTTCTCGATCGGGTCGAACGACCTCACACAGCTGATGTTGGGGGTGGACCGGAACTCGGAGAAACTCGCGCCGCTTTTCGACGAGACCGACGACTCGGTGACGCGATCGATCAGTTCGCTCATCGAGGAGGCCCACCGTCACGACCGACCGGTCGGCATCTGTGGCGACGCGCCCTCGACGATCCCGGAGTACACCGAGTTCCTGCTCGAGGAAGGCATCGACTCGATTTCGGTTTCGCCGGACGTCGCGGTGGAGACGATCCTGACGGTCGCGGAGTTCGAGTCGGCGGAGTAG
- a CDS encoding class 1 fructose-bisphosphatase, producing the protein MSASDSDLDPVENVVATIARSATEIRQGLVGRRGKADEENPSGEVQAEADVWADELLADRLTSIDGVGQYASEERSEIIDGGDEQVYVAVDPLDGSSNLQSNNTMGTVFGIYEKPLPAPGTALVASGWILYGPITTMAYARDGSVTKYELTGGERTVVEEAITLPDDPLVYGFGGRVPHWHDEFREYVREIESNPDHKLRYGGAMIGDVNQVLTYGGVFAYPALEGSPRGKLRLQFECNPIAYLIEAAGGRSSDGSQSILEVEPTDLHDRTPLHVGNAQLIDRLEDALA; encoded by the coding sequence ATGTCAGCCAGTGATTCCGACCTCGATCCAGTCGAGAACGTCGTTGCCACGATCGCTCGCTCGGCGACCGAGATCCGCCAGGGACTGGTCGGTCGGAGAGGGAAAGCCGACGAGGAGAACCCAAGCGGCGAGGTCCAGGCCGAGGCAGACGTGTGGGCCGACGAGTTGCTCGCCGACCGGTTGACGTCGATCGACGGCGTCGGCCAGTACGCAAGCGAGGAACGCTCGGAGATCATCGACGGCGGGGACGAACAGGTGTACGTCGCCGTCGACCCGCTCGATGGGTCGTCGAACCTGCAGTCGAACAACACGATGGGGACGGTGTTTGGCATCTACGAGAAGCCACTCCCCGCACCGGGGACCGCGCTGGTCGCCTCCGGTTGGATTCTCTACGGACCGATCACGACGATGGCCTACGCCCGCGACGGCTCGGTCACGAAGTACGAACTCACCGGCGGCGAGCGAACCGTCGTCGAAGAAGCCATCACCCTGCCAGACGACCCACTCGTCTACGGCTTCGGCGGCCGCGTCCCTCACTGGCACGACGAGTTCCGGGAGTACGTCCGCGAAATCGAGTCGAACCCGGACCACAAGCTCCGCTACGGTGGCGCGATGATCGGCGACGTCAACCAGGTGTTGACTTACGGCGGGGTCTTCGCCTATCCCGCCCTCGAGGGCAGTCCTCGCGGCAAACTTCGCCTGCAGTTCGAGTGTAACCCGATCGCGTACCTCATCGAAGCGGCTGGCGGCCGTTCCTCCGACGGGAGCCAGTCGATCCTCGAGGTCGAACCGACCGACCTCCACGACAGAACTCCCCTGCACGTGGGCAACGCCCAGTTGATCGACCGACTCGAGGACGCGCTCGCCTAG
- a CDS encoding class I fructose-bisphosphate aldolase codes for MIPIDDSPIVRDGKSLILAMDHGLEHGPVDFEEVPEKLDPSTVFETATHDAVTCMAVQKGVAEGYYPSYEDDVNLLLKVNGTSNLWMGEYDSAINCSVDYAAEIGADAVGFTLYGGSNHEVEMAEEFRDVQEAARDHDLPVVMWSYPRGQGLKNDTKPEVISYATRLGLELGADIAKVKYPGSPEAMEHACRCAGDMKVVMSGGSKTSDYEFLSTVEAAIDAGAKGLAVGRNVWQREDPTRLLDALEKVIYEEETADAALEATE; via the coding sequence ATGATTCCGATCGACGATTCACCGATCGTCCGCGACGGAAAGTCACTGATTTTGGCGATGGACCACGGCCTCGAGCACGGTCCTGTCGACTTCGAGGAGGTACCGGAGAAGCTAGACCCTTCGACGGTGTTCGAGACGGCGACCCACGACGCCGTCACCTGTATGGCGGTCCAGAAGGGGGTCGCCGAGGGGTATTATCCCAGCTACGAGGACGACGTCAACCTCCTGTTGAAGGTAAACGGCACCTCGAATCTGTGGATGGGCGAGTACGACTCGGCGATCAACTGCTCGGTCGACTACGCCGCCGAGATCGGTGCCGACGCCGTCGGTTTCACCCTCTACGGCGGCTCGAACCACGAAGTCGAGATGGCCGAAGAGTTCCGCGACGTACAGGAAGCGGCCCGCGATCACGACCTGCCGGTCGTCATGTGGTCGTACCCCCGCGGCCAGGGGCTCAAAAACGACACCAAGCCCGAGGTCATCTCGTATGCGACCAGACTCGGCCTCGAGCTAGGTGCCGACATCGCGAAGGTCAAGTACCCTGGCAGCCCCGAGGCGATGGAACACGCCTGCAGGTGTGCCGGCGACATGAAAGTCGTCATGAGCGGTGGGTCCAAGACGTCGGACTACGAGTTCCTCTCGACGGTCGAAGCCGCCATCGACGCCGGCGCGAAGGGACTCGCCGTCGGACGCAACGTCTGGCAGCGCGAGGATCCAACCCGGCTTCTCGACGCGCTCGAGAAGGTAATCTACGAGGAAGAGACGGCCGACGCCGCGCTCGAAGCGACGGAGTAG
- a CDS encoding DUF7409 domain-containing protein: protein MEKEYVDDVTEVESLTDEEHAALEDAGLDPDGVVEKRFSYRTLLDEGVDESVAAALRRQFSLPWSYESDGDLDRRSNEVRGLADSERKWIAVSGDDDWQSFDYETEDIDVVPRKKPDERPYPKPTPVTAVTGVGPDDAEKLAEAGIVSADRLATINAFEVADALELDVIHVRTWRHNARELLS from the coding sequence GTGGAAAAAGAATACGTCGACGACGTAACGGAGGTGGAGAGCCTCACCGACGAGGAACACGCTGCACTCGAGGACGCGGGCCTCGACCCAGACGGCGTTGTGGAGAAACGGTTCTCCTATCGGACGTTGCTAGACGAGGGTGTCGACGAGTCGGTCGCGGCTGCGCTTCGCAGGCAGTTCTCGCTTCCGTGGTCGTACGAGAGCGACGGCGATCTCGACCGGCGCTCGAACGAGGTGCGGGGACTCGCCGACAGCGAACGAAAATGGATCGCCGTCAGCGGGGACGACGACTGGCAATCGTTCGACTACGAGACCGAGGACATCGACGTAGTGCCCCGGAAGAAGCCGGACGAACGGCCGTACCCGAAGCCGACTCCCGTGACGGCCGTCACCGGTGTCGGCCCCGACGACGCGGAGAAGTTGGCGGAGGCTGGCATCGTCTCGGCCGACCGGCTGGCGACGATCAACGCGTTCGAGGTCGCCGACGCACTCGAACTGGACGTAATTCACGTTCGCACGTGGCGTCACAACGCCCGAGAGTTGCTCTCGTGA
- the epsC gene encoding serine O-acetyltransferase EpsC produces MEYSYTGDAHERLLESYEDDGDPFPTGPAMDFPTVEHRRAEMGYLRRLFFPRCWNAPALLEEAAAIRELLSELGRLYAGGIGPYTGTDPTGTVDTVLEQLPALRVALKKDVEAAYKGDPAAKSYVEVIRSYPGIQAVMMQRVAHVLYEAGEPEYARELTEYAKTVTGIDVHPGAEIGDYFFIDHGTGVVVGETATIGDWVRLYQDVTLGALHFEEQENDEQMLQKEYERHPDIGDHVVIGAGTKVLGALTVGNHASIGANSWVTEDVPPNTSVFVSDHPEQERKSNE; encoded by the coding sequence ATGGAGTACAGCTACACCGGCGACGCACACGAGCGGCTTCTCGAGTCCTACGAGGACGACGGCGACCCGTTCCCGACGGGCCCAGCGATGGACTTTCCGACGGTGGAACATCGACGGGCGGAGATGGGGTATCTCAGGCGACTCTTCTTTCCACGATGCTGGAACGCCCCAGCCCTGCTCGAGGAGGCGGCGGCGATACGAGAGTTACTATCCGAACTCGGGAGACTCTACGCTGGCGGGATCGGCCCGTACACCGGGACCGATCCGACCGGGACGGTCGACACCGTTCTCGAGCAGCTCCCGGCGCTGCGGGTGGCACTGAAAAAAGACGTCGAAGCCGCGTACAAGGGTGATCCCGCCGCGAAGTCCTACGTCGAGGTGATTCGGTCGTATCCCGGCATCCAGGCGGTCATGATGCAACGGGTCGCACACGTCCTGTACGAGGCCGGCGAACCGGAGTACGCACGGGAACTGACCGAGTACGCAAAGACCGTCACCGGAATCGACGTCCATCCGGGGGCGGAGATCGGCGACTACTTTTTCATCGATCACGGGACGGGCGTCGTCGTCGGCGAGACCGCGACGATCGGCGACTGGGTGCGGCTCTACCAGGACGTGACACTCGGCGCGCTCCACTTCGAAGAGCAAGAGAACGACGAGCAGATGTTACAGAAGGAATACGAGCGTCACCCGGATATCGGTGACCACGTCGTTATCGGAGCCGGAACGAAAGTCCTGGGTGCGCTTACCGTCGGTAATCACGCCAGCATCGGTGCGAACTCCTGGGTGACCGAGGACGTCCCGCCGAACACGAGCGTGTTCGTCTCCGACCACCCCGAGCAGGAACGGAAATCCAACGAGTGA
- a CDS encoding methylenetetrahydrofolate reductase, giving the protein MSSEIRTGEVADGIVTLLEEPRFELMPFDSMDDQLEHLPDGAEIAITTSPTLGLEATIDWTERATDRGFEVVPHVAARYVRDEDHLAEIAGRLTDAGVTDVFVPGGDREEPIGEFTSAYDLLSTLEDLAYEFEGIGITGYPEGHDFLDDEVLAEAMAKKEPYATYIVTQLCYDPQTILEWIEEIRGRGVDLPVEVGIPGVMKYQRLLQISRKVGVGDSIRFLQKTSGVLGFLKELVGSRGTYVPDELVAGLAPYATDSYYDVCGVHVYAFNQVPDLESWRSETLTQYG; this is encoded by the coding sequence ATGTCGTCTGAGATACGGACTGGCGAGGTGGCAGACGGGATCGTGACACTACTCGAGGAGCCACGCTTCGAGCTGATGCCGTTCGACAGTATGGACGACCAACTCGAACACCTCCCTGACGGGGCAGAGATCGCGATCACGACCTCGCCCACGCTCGGGCTTGAGGCGACGATCGACTGGACCGAACGCGCCACAGATCGTGGATTCGAGGTCGTCCCACACGTCGCAGCACGCTACGTCCGCGACGAGGATCACCTGGCGGAGATCGCGGGACGGCTCACGGACGCAGGTGTCACCGATGTCTTCGTTCCCGGCGGCGACCGGGAGGAGCCGATCGGCGAGTTCACGTCGGCCTACGACCTGCTGTCGACACTCGAGGACCTCGCGTACGAGTTCGAAGGAATCGGGATCACCGGCTACCCGGAGGGACACGACTTCCTCGACGACGAGGTGCTGGCCGAGGCGATGGCGAAAAAGGAACCGTACGCGACCTACATCGTGACGCAGTTGTGTTACGATCCGCAGACGATTCTCGAGTGGATCGAGGAGATCCGCGGCCGCGGCGTCGACCTGCCGGTCGAGGTCGGTATCCCCGGCGTCATGAAGTATCAGCGGCTGCTACAGATTTCGCGGAAGGTCGGCGTCGGCGACTCGATTCGGTTCCTGCAGAAGACTAGCGGCGTCCTCGGCTTTCTCAAGGAACTCGTCGGCTCTCGGGGCACGTACGTCCCCGACGAACTGGTCGCGGGGCTCGCACCGTACGCGACTGATTCTTACTACGACGTTTGCGGAGTCCACGTCTACGCGTTCAATCAGGTTCCCGACCTCGAGTCGTGGCGGTCGGAGACGCTGACACAGTACGGGTGA
- a CDS encoding aminomethyltransferase family protein: MSGNGPPQTERADHPNYPSVDQSDRTLPRNLRQSGDPGIELLVSTRVRKSPFFHKSFVENDAWRATVYNRIYHPRGMLEPEEGGMMEEYDALVNHVTLWDVAVERQVRVKGPDAEALTNYVITRDATEIEPMHGKYVILCNEDGGILNDPVLLRPDENEFWFSISDSTLMQWLQGVNVGKEFDVEIDEIDVAPMQVQGPKSVDVMVEVVGEEVEEIPYYGLMKAEINDVPVLVSQTGFSGEKGFEIYVKEASKNAERVWDPVLESVRNHGGMQVAPAHHRRIAAGILSWGQDMDHETSPFQVNLSYQVPDDKDTAYVGKEELERQQEQIENGDYPFVHKMVGLKMAGEPVRDYAPDFWLVSDPDTGEKCGYVTSPWYNPELETNLALAFVPAEKLDGDPMAVYDGNIETEFQVHLPDEYAEEPGEPVYAKVSEVPFKPSVNPSAREKAKLDAREEASE; encoded by the coding sequence ATGTCTGGCAATGGGCCACCACAGACGGAACGAGCGGATCATCCGAACTATCCGAGCGTCGACCAGTCGGACAGAACGCTCCCGAGAAACCTGCGACAGTCCGGCGATCCGGGGATCGAACTGCTCGTCTCGACGCGGGTTCGCAAGTCACCGTTTTTCCACAAGTCGTTTGTCGAGAACGACGCGTGGCGAGCGACGGTCTACAACCGCATCTATCACCCACGCGGGATGCTAGAGCCCGAAGAAGGTGGGATGATGGAGGAGTACGACGCACTGGTCAATCACGTCACCCTGTGGGATGTCGCCGTCGAACGGCAGGTTCGCGTGAAAGGACCCGACGCCGAGGCGCTGACCAACTACGTCATCACCCGCGACGCGACCGAGATCGAACCGATGCACGGGAAGTACGTCATCCTCTGTAACGAGGACGGCGGCATCCTCAACGATCCCGTCCTGTTGCGACCGGACGAGAACGAGTTCTGGTTCTCGATTTCGGACTCGACACTGATGCAGTGGCTTCAGGGCGTCAACGTCGGCAAAGAGTTCGACGTCGAGATCGACGAAATCGACGTCGCGCCGATGCAAGTCCAGGGACCAAAATCCGTCGACGTGATGGTCGAAGTCGTCGGCGAAGAAGTCGAGGAAATCCCCTACTACGGACTGATGAAAGCCGAAATAAACGACGTGCCAGTCCTCGTGAGCCAGACCGGTTTCTCCGGCGAGAAAGGATTCGAAATCTACGTCAAGGAGGCTTCGAAGAACGCCGAACGCGTCTGGGACCCCGTCCTCGAGTCCGTTCGGAATCACGGCGGGATGCAGGTCGCACCGGCCCATCACCGCCGGATCGCCGCCGGCATCCTCTCGTGGGGCCAAGACATGGACCACGAAACCTCGCCGTTCCAGGTCAACCTCAGCTACCAGGTTCCCGACGACAAAGACACAGCGTACGTCGGCAAGGAAGAACTCGAGCGCCAGCAAGAACAGATCGAGAACGGCGACTACCCGTTCGTCCACAAGATGGTCGGCCTCAAGATGGCCGGCGAGCCGGTGCGCGACTACGCGCCGGACTTCTGGCTCGTCTCCGATCCCGACACCGGCGAGAAGTGTGGCTACGTCACCTCGCCGTGGTACAACCCCGAACTCGAGACGAACCTCGCGCTGGCGTTCGTCCCGGCCGAGAAACTCGACGGCGATCCGATGGCCGTCTACGACGGCAACATCGAGACGGAGTTCCAGGTCCATCTGCCCGACGAGTACGCCGAAGAGCCAGGTGAGCCGGTCTACGCCAAGGTCTCGGAGGTACCGTTCAAGCCGTCGGTCAACCCGAGCGCCCGCGAGAAAGCCAAACTAGACGCCAGGGAGGAGGCCTCGGAGTGA
- a CDS encoding BCCT family transporter, which produces MADKSKQGIQEQLFHAETDREPGDNNWQGFGFDINPPVFLIAGGLIVVFVVLSLAFPDQAGALYQDTRVAVSDYFDWLFILAANIFIVFMIYLAISKYGVIRLGGVDGEKEFSDISWIAMLFSAGMGIGLMFFGVAEPVFHLFDPHLGAEAGTEGAGEVAMAVSLFHWGFHPWAIYALVALGLAFFSYNRGLPLTFRSIFYPVLGDRIYGWPGHIIDIFTIFATLFGLVTSLGLGALQINAGLTFVGDEVGAFPAVPDATGVAVLIIGLVTGLAVISVYLGLDKGIRRLSNLNLTLMIVLLFSVFVLGPTLFILGALPQGIGAYIGNFFELSFFGNSFDNHYFQGSEFYGPGGEGEGAFLVDWTVFYWAWWISWSPFVGMFIARISKGRTIREFVGGVLLIPVVFSFAWFAAMGGTALNFEMADDTAGAVSGPMFDVGEELAMFAMFDLMPGTIILSTIAIILVTTFFVTSSDSGSLVLEHLSTGGKHETPATGRVFWAASEGLVAAALLIAGGDAAVEALQAAAIASGLPFAVILLFMIYAVLQGLQTEYAILESDEFAEVVDELEEDNDVVVTTQRGDLVTEVKTRGDRVVDVDVGD; this is translated from the coding sequence ATGGCAGATAAAAGCAAGCAAGGGATACAGGAACAATTGTTCCACGCGGAGACGGATCGAGAACCGGGCGATAACAACTGGCAAGGGTTCGGATTCGACATCAACCCGCCCGTCTTCCTCATTGCGGGCGGCTTGATCGTCGTCTTCGTCGTCCTCTCGCTGGCGTTTCCGGACCAGGCTGGAGCGCTATACCAGGACACGCGAGTTGCGGTTTCTGACTACTTCGACTGGTTGTTCATCCTGGCCGCGAACATATTCATAGTTTTCATGATTTATCTCGCTATCAGTAAGTACGGTGTAATCCGACTCGGCGGCGTCGACGGAGAGAAAGAGTTCAGCGATATTTCCTGGATCGCAATGCTGTTTAGCGCGGGCATGGGAATCGGACTCATGTTTTTCGGTGTCGCCGAACCGGTCTTCCATCTCTTCGATCCACACCTCGGTGCCGAAGCTGGGACCGAAGGTGCCGGCGAAGTGGCGATGGCCGTCTCCCTGTTCCACTGGGGCTTTCACCCGTGGGCCATCTACGCACTGGTCGCTCTCGGGCTGGCGTTCTTCTCGTACAATCGCGGACTGCCGCTGACGTTCCGTTCGATCTTCTACCCGGTGCTCGGCGACCGAATCTACGGCTGGCCGGGACATATCATCGACATCTTCACCATCTTCGCGACACTGTTCGGGTTGGTCACATCCCTCGGACTCGGCGCGTTACAGATCAACGCCGGACTAACGTTCGTCGGCGACGAGGTCGGTGCGTTCCCTGCTGTCCCGGACGCAACCGGGGTAGCCGTCCTGATCATCGGCCTCGTCACGGGCCTTGCAGTTATCTCGGTTTATCTCGGCCTCGACAAAGGTATTCGACGTCTCAGTAACCTGAATCTCACGCTGATGATCGTTCTCCTGTTTTCGGTGTTCGTCCTCGGACCGACGCTTTTCATCCTCGGGGCGCTTCCACAGGGTATCGGCGCCTACATCGGTAACTTCTTCGAACTATCGTTCTTTGGCAACTCGTTCGACAACCACTACTTCCAGGGGTCGGAGTTCTACGGCCCCGGTGGCGAGGGTGAAGGCGCGTTCCTGGTCGACTGGACGGTCTTCTACTGGGCGTGGTGGATCTCCTGGTCGCCGTTCGTCGGGATGTTCATCGCACGCATCTCGAAAGGCCGAACCATTCGTGAATTCGTCGGTGGCGTCCTCCTGATCCCCGTCGTCTTCTCGTTTGCCTGGTTCGCAGCGATGGGTGGAACCGCACTCAACTTCGAGATGGCCGACGACACCGCCGGTGCAGTCAGCGGCCCGATGTTCGACGTCGGCGAAGAACTCGCGATGTTCGCGATGTTCGACCTGATGCCAGGGACAATCATCCTGTCCACGATCGCGATCATACTCGTCACGACGTTCTTCGTGACCTCCTCCGACTCGGGCTCACTCGTCCTCGAGCATCTAAGCACCGGCGGCAAACACGAGACGCCAGCCACCGGCCGCGTCTTCTGGGCGGCCTCCGAAGGACTCGTCGCAGCGGCGCTGTTGATCGCCGGCGGCGACGCCGCTGTCGAGGCACTGCAGGCAGCCGCTATCGCAAGCGGCCTCCCGTTTGCCGTCATCTTACTGTTCATGATCTACGCCGTGTTGCAGGGACTCCAGACGGAGTATGCGATCCTCGAGTCCGACGAGTTTGCCGAGGTTGTCGACGAACTCGAGGAAGACAACGACGTCGTCGTCACGACCCAGCGTGGCGACCTCGTGACAGAGGTCAAGACGAGAGGTGACAGGGTCGTCGACGTCGATGTCGGCGACTGA